A window of Psychromonas sp. CNPT3 contains these coding sequences:
- the flgM gene encoding flagellar biosynthesis anti-sigma factor FlgM — protein sequence MSININRQATQKNIVVEQHKAQAQKSSVKNAQNVNNDQHKDSVQLTSQAKNINKMQQQGATEPQVNKQRIESLKAAITNGDYKINTERLAQRLSQFEGDFSRILK from the coding sequence ATGAGCATCAACATTAACCGCCAAGCGACACAAAAAAACATTGTGGTTGAGCAGCATAAGGCTCAGGCGCAAAAATCATCTGTCAAAAACGCACAAAATGTTAATAATGATCAACATAAAGATTCTGTGCAATTAACGTCACAAGCGAAGAATATAAATAAAATGCAACAACAAGGTGCGACAGAGCCCCAAGTAAACAAACAGCGTATTGAATCACTAAAAGCCGCTATCACTAACGGTGATTATAAAATCAATACAGAACGACTCGCACAGCGCCTCAGTCAATTTGAAGGTGATTTTAGTCGAATTCTGAAATAA
- the flgB gene encoding flagellar basal body rod protein FlgB — MAINFDKALGMHQYTLGVRSRRAEILASNLTNADTPDYKARDLNFKEALLSARSGSGISLSRTNEIHRTGHSFSMQQSNQYYRTGNQPDTGDGNNVDAEVERNLFMKNSLQYQASLDFLNSKISGLRKAIKGQ; from the coding sequence ATGGCGATTAATTTTGATAAAGCACTTGGAATGCATCAGTACACTTTGGGTGTTCGTTCACGTCGCGCAGAAATTTTAGCGAGTAATTTAACAAATGCAGATACACCTGATTATAAAGCGCGCGATCTTAATTTTAAAGAAGCGCTTTTAAGTGCGAGATCTGGCTCAGGTATTTCATTAAGTCGTACCAATGAGATACATCGCACCGGTCATTCATTTTCAATGCAGCAATCAAATCAATATTATCGTACGGGAAATCAACCCGATACGGGGGATGGTAATAATGTTGATGCAGAAGTTGAGCGTAATTTGTTCATGAAAAACAGTTTACAGTATCAAGCAAGTTTAGATTTTTTAAATAGTAAAATATCGGGTTTACGTAAAGCTATTAAAGGGCAGTAA
- a CDS encoding FlgO family outer membrane protein yields the protein MKKLLSAFSVILFLSGCALLEPVEQVSTASDLPQNYQPVLENQNNRDGEYLYYYIANSYSNSGKSAFLPGETSQVEGYGKLYSFNGEKSLILSEVVSKMADQLLVNFPTRYRGEAIALTSLVDLNDHKKTNWIGQTVTELFIHELHIRQLQVVDYKLTGDIQITSRGEFALTRDWKRLNKNIDVRRIFTGTMSRNEEGLILNVRIVNTDTSIVESTSSAFIPHGMFVGGEYDYRTNQYYNRNSQQIRNNRAQVHLVK from the coding sequence ATGAAAAAATTATTGTCGGCATTCAGTGTTATATTGTTTCTTTCGGGCTGCGCTCTTCTTGAGCCTGTAGAGCAAGTTTCGACAGCAAGTGATCTCCCCCAAAATTACCAACCTGTATTAGAAAATCAAAATAATCGTGATGGCGAGTATCTTTATTATTATATTGCTAATTCATATAGTAATTCTGGTAAAAGTGCTTTTTTACCAGGAGAAACTTCGCAAGTAGAGGGGTACGGCAAGTTATATTCTTTTAATGGTGAGAAATCACTGATTTTATCAGAAGTTGTCAGTAAGATGGCCGACCAATTATTGGTTAACTTTCCCACTCGATACAGAGGCGAAGCGATTGCATTAACATCTCTAGTCGATTTGAATGATCATAAAAAAACCAACTGGATAGGGCAGACAGTAACGGAGTTATTTATCCATGAATTACATATCCGCCAATTGCAGGTTGTCGATTATAAATTGACGGGAGATATTCAGATCACCTCACGAGGTGAATTCGCACTAACTCGCGACTGGAAACGATTAAATAAAAATATAGATGTGCGCCGTATTTTTACCGGAACAATGTCTCGCAATGAAGAAGGGCTTATTTTAAATGTACGTATCGTCAATACCGATACTAGTATTGTGGAATCTACCAGCAGTGCTTTTATTCCTCATGGTATGTTTGTGGGGGGGGAATACGATTATCGCACTAATCAATATTATAATAGAAATAGCCAACAAATACGTAACAACCGAGCGCAAGTTCACTTGGTTAAATAG
- a CDS encoding disulfide bond formation protein B — MTQSFSRQLNALGAIAITFVLMFAFYSQFVAGELPCPLCLLQRVGFVAVLFGLLCNVVYGPRTSHYGIMIFGALFGAGVALRQISLHVIPGTPFYGDPFFSFHFYTWAFISFVVIVFGSAVMLSFSSQYKEIKYQTFVQMPVLSKVAIALVLFVTLLNVLSTFAECGPFECPSDPIQYWLFN, encoded by the coding sequence ATGACTCAATCATTTTCACGACAACTTAATGCACTTGGCGCCATAGCAATCACTTTTGTGTTGATGTTCGCCTTCTATTCTCAATTTGTTGCAGGAGAGTTACCTTGTCCTTTATGCTTATTACAACGCGTTGGATTTGTTGCTGTTTTATTTGGTCTACTGTGTAATGTTGTATATGGCCCAAGAACATCGCATTACGGCATTATGATCTTTGGGGCTTTATTTGGTGCAGGTGTCGCTCTTAGACAAATTTCACTACATGTTATTCCCGGTACTCCTTTTTACGGTGATCCCTTCTTCTCTTTTCATTTTTATACTTGGGCATTCATTTCTTTCGTTGTGATCGTATTCGGAAGCGCTGTCATGTTGTCATTTTCTTCACAATATAAAGAAATAAAGTACCAAACATTTGTACAAATGCCGGTGCTAAGTAAAGTAGCAATTGCCCTTGTACTTTTCGTTACTCTACTTAATGTGTTGAGTACTTTTGCAGAATGTGGTCCCTTCGAATGCCCCTCTGATCCTATTCAATATTGGTTATTTAATTAA
- a CDS encoding flagellar hook assembly protein FlgD, with protein MSGINTNSLLNLNKPLTPEQVSANKDVDKKQQLEQEDFFALLSQQLAYQDPFKPVDNSEMIAQMASFTTAEGITKMGNEFAGLKGVLSSSQALEASSLVGKKVLIPSDTGYSMEDKGLSGSLSTKTGAYSVMVDVQDKNGAVVKTLTLGDIDTGNQRFNWDGLDSQGKRVAPGKYTFNAHGMVNGKGERLESNVYAHVESVSLGGGQAGVSLNLKGLSGIKLVDAIEVAENK; from the coding sequence ATGAGCGGAATTAATACTAATAGTCTCTTAAACTTAAATAAACCATTAACCCCAGAGCAAGTGTCTGCAAATAAAGATGTGGATAAAAAGCAACAACTTGAGCAGGAAGATTTCTTTGCGTTGCTTTCACAACAACTTGCTTATCAAGACCCTTTTAAACCGGTCGATAACTCCGAAATGATTGCACAAATGGCATCATTTACAACAGCAGAAGGCATTACTAAAATGGGTAATGAATTTGCAGGATTAAAAGGGGTATTGAGTTCAAGCCAAGCACTAGAAGCCTCTTCCTTGGTGGGTAAAAAGGTATTGATCCCGAGTGATACGGGTTATTCAATGGAAGATAAAGGGCTATCAGGCTCATTAAGTACTAAAACAGGTGCTTATAGCGTGATGGTTGATGTCCAAGATAAAAATGGAGCTGTCGTTAAAACATTGACTTTGGGTGATATTGACACGGGAAATCAGCGTTTCAATTGGGATGGTTTAGACAGTCAAGGAAAACGCGTTGCTCCAGGTAAGTACACCTTTAATGCCCATGGCATGGTGAATGGTAAAGGTGAAAGATTAGAATCAAATGTGTATGCGCATGTCGAAAGTGTAAGTTTAGGCGGGGGGCAAGCCGGCGTAAGTTTAAATTTGAAAGGATTGTCTGGCATTAAACTGGTAGATGCAATTGAAGTTGCAGAAAACAAATAA
- the flgA gene encoding flagellar basal body P-ring formation chaperone FlgA: MLIRFFILYISLGCSASFAETNYKKDIENFAETLILNEYNAIYPKNNEQKTSIIAVPLNKRITYKKCLSPFLGEIVSGKLKNNVSVKVTCPNKPQWSTYVRVRSHRLFRTIISAQALRKGETLNNNNIKVTYLTKSQLRGGSFSQKKILIGSRLKRNMGAQKIIKNRDVCFVCQKDQVIISAIKAGLVIKTSGIALNNANIGESVRVKNSRSQRIVVGTVSAQKEVQVTF; this comes from the coding sequence ATGTTAATACGTTTTTTTATCCTTTATATCAGTTTAGGCTGTTCTGCTTCTTTTGCTGAAACTAATTATAAAAAAGACATCGAAAACTTCGCAGAAACTCTTATTCTTAATGAATATAATGCAATATATCCAAAAAACAATGAACAAAAAACCTCTATTATCGCAGTTCCTTTAAATAAAAGAATAACATACAAGAAATGTTTATCTCCTTTTTTAGGTGAGATTGTGTCAGGAAAATTAAAAAACAACGTATCGGTCAAAGTGACATGCCCCAATAAGCCACAATGGTCAACTTATGTACGCGTCCGTTCTCATCGACTTTTCCGCACCATCATCAGCGCTCAAGCTTTGCGTAAAGGTGAAACATTAAACAATAACAATATAAAAGTGACTTATTTAACAAAATCCCAATTGCGAGGTGGTAGCTTTTCACAAAAGAAAATACTTATCGGTAGCCGCCTCAAACGTAATATGGGTGCTCAAAAAATAATAAAAAATAGAGATGTTTGTTTTGTCTGTCAAAAAGATCAAGTGATCATTAGCGCAATAAAAGCAGGATTAGTAATTAAAACTTCAGGAATAGCCCTAAATAATGCTAATATTGGAGAATCTGTTAGAGTCAAAAATTCACGTTCTCAACGTATTGTTGTGGGCACCGTCTCTGCACAAAAAGAAGTACAAGTTACTTTTTAG
- the flgE gene encoding flagellar hook protein FlgE, whose amino-acid sequence MSFNIALSGISAAQTDLDSTANNIANVNTVGFKESRAEFESVYANSLFTNSKTKVGDGVSTAAVAQQFHQGSLKFTQNPLDLAITGSGFFATAGNLEDRDLSYTRSGTFKLNSENFVVDNSGNYLQAFPVNEDGTSSSVSLSTTQPIQIPETAGTPIPTSEIGITLNLPAGDKALDPAKFDPDDPDTYNNATSVTIYDSLGESHITTTYYVKPENASYTGENQWITFVTVDGKPVDVWDKAGGTGQVAGTYDVDADGDGVADGTPQAASYVDKDGNVHTGAVLKFDSVGAYKGSSPVVLTFQSLGVDDPSSAAGGDGAGVLSPGADGAQRFTLNFKTPTQFSSAFEVTSLEQNGLTVGRLTGVEIGKDGLVKATYSNGTSQPLSRVSIVRFRNEQGLTQTGSSWIATQNSGEPLAGEANSGSFGAVNSAALEQSNVNLTTELVDLITAQRNFQANSRALEINNTLQQTILQIR is encoded by the coding sequence ATGTCGTTTAATATTGCATTAAGTGGAATATCAGCTGCGCAAACGGATTTAGACTCAACGGCGAATAATATTGCCAATGTGAATACGGTAGGATTTAAAGAATCCCGTGCAGAATTTGAAAGTGTTTATGCGAATTCCTTATTTACTAACAGTAAAACTAAAGTGGGTGATGGTGTTTCTACCGCTGCCGTTGCGCAACAATTTCATCAAGGTAGTTTGAAATTCACACAAAATCCGTTAGATCTCGCTATTACGGGTAGTGGTTTCTTTGCCACTGCGGGTAACCTTGAAGATAGAGACTTAAGTTATACCCGTTCAGGTACTTTTAAATTAAACAGTGAAAACTTTGTTGTTGATAATAGTGGTAACTATTTACAAGCTTTCCCGGTTAATGAAGATGGTACATCTTCATCGGTCAGTTTAAGTACAACGCAGCCGATACAAATTCCAGAAACAGCAGGTACGCCAATACCCACCTCTGAAATTGGCATTACATTAAATTTACCTGCGGGTGATAAGGCCTTAGATCCGGCAAAATTTGATCCTGATGATCCAGATACTTATAACAATGCAACCTCGGTAACGATTTATGATTCATTAGGCGAATCACATATTACGACGACCTATTATGTGAAGCCTGAAAATGCTTCTTATACCGGTGAAAATCAGTGGATAACGTTTGTTACAGTTGATGGTAAGCCCGTCGATGTTTGGGATAAAGCGGGTGGAACTGGTCAAGTTGCAGGTACCTATGACGTTGATGCTGATGGTGATGGGGTAGCTGATGGTACGCCACAAGCTGCCAGTTATGTAGATAAAGATGGTAATGTACATACCGGCGCCGTATTAAAATTTGACTCTGTGGGTGCTTATAAAGGCAGTTCTCCTGTCGTATTAACCTTTCAATCATTAGGTGTTGACGATCCGAGTTCGGCTGCCGGTGGTGATGGTGCTGGGGTTTTATCTCCTGGGGCTGATGGCGCGCAACGTTTTACATTAAATTTTAAAACGCCAACGCAGTTTTCATCTGCCTTTGAGGTGACATCACTTGAGCAAAACGGTTTGACTGTGGGGCGTTTAACTGGGGTTGAAATTGGTAAAGATGGGTTAGTAAAAGCGACGTACAGTAATGGTACCTCGCAGCCTTTATCTCGGGTAAGTATTGTACGTTTTCGTAACGAGCAAGGTTTAACGCAAACGGGATCATCTTGGATAGCCACGCAAAATTCAGGTGAACCATTGGCAGGTGAAGCAAACTCCGGTTCGTTTGGTGCGGTTAACTCGGCTGCGTTAGAGCAATCTAATGTCAATTTAACGACAGAGTTGGTCGATTTGATCACCGCGCAGCGTAATTTCCAAGCCAACTCGCGTGCATTAGAAATTAATAATACCTTACAACAGACCATACTGCAGATCCGTTAA
- a CDS encoding DUF5993 family protein has protein sequence MMTLIFFLYFTAILLAIKGNRKLAIYAFSLSIIVSLFWLSHHASDSLSILL, from the coding sequence ATGATGACATTAATATTTTTTTTATATTTCACCGCTATCTTATTAGCAATAAAAGGTAATCGAAAATTGGCTATTTACGCTTTTAGTCTATCTATCATTGTGAGTTTATTTTGGCTCTCACATCATGCAAGCGACTCACTCTCTATTTTACTCTAG
- the flgC gene encoding flagellar basal body rod protein FlgC, which produces MSLFRILDISATGMSAQSVRLNTTASNLANANSVSSSSEKTYRARHPVFAAELNKAKGALSSSGVGVKVLGIVESDAPLAREYAPNSPSADKDGFVYHSNVNVMEEMANMISASRSYQTNVQIADAAKQMLSRTLQMGKG; this is translated from the coding sequence ATGAGTTTATTTCGTATTTTAGATATTTCTGCTACCGGTATGAGTGCGCAATCGGTACGTTTAAATACAACAGCAAGTAACTTGGCAAATGCCAATAGTGTTAGTAGCAGTAGCGAAAAAACTTATCGTGCTCGTCATCCCGTTTTTGCTGCCGAACTTAACAAAGCCAAAGGTGCTCTAAGCAGCAGTGGTGTTGGTGTTAAAGTTTTAGGTATTGTGGAGAGTGATGCGCCTTTGGCTCGAGAATATGCGCCGAATAGTCCCTCTGCAGATAAAGATGGTTTTGTTTATCATTCTAATGTGAACGTGATGGAAGAGATGGCAAATATGATCAGTGCGTCTCGTTCGTATCAAACAAATGTACAAATCGCCGATGCGGCTAAGCAAATGCTAAGCCGTACATTACAAATGGGCAAAGGCTAG
- a CDS encoding LPP20 family lipoprotein translates to MNINRCYRSLSVLLCSTLFLFSCTPISHNMLLPTQEELKEQTDVHSFTSVGYAPVATQKGATLEEKILNAIKASKLDAYKEMAEQVYGVLLSSETELSGVHIQSARVRSKVRGLVRGARVLKSYHEGKLYITELVLDMKALPYSNIIGEQSKPRKKAIYY, encoded by the coding sequence ATGAACATTAATCGATGTTATCGCTCGTTGTCAGTATTGCTTTGTAGTACTTTGTTTCTTTTTTCATGTACGCCAATATCACATAATATGTTATTGCCAACCCAAGAAGAACTAAAAGAGCAAACTGACGTGCATAGCTTTACCTCTGTCGGTTATGCACCTGTTGCGACTCAAAAAGGGGCAACCTTAGAAGAAAAAATACTAAACGCTATCAAAGCATCTAAATTGGATGCTTATAAAGAAATGGCAGAGCAAGTATATGGCGTGTTACTGAGTTCTGAAACCGAGCTTTCTGGTGTGCATATACAAAGCGCTCGTGTTCGAAGTAAGGTTCGGGGGTTAGTTAGAGGTGCTCGGGTGTTAAAAAGTTACCATGAAGGTAAACTTTATATTACGGAGTTAGTTCTGGATATGAAAGCGTTACCGTATTCAAATATCATAGGTGAACAATCAAAGCCGCGTAAGAAAGCGATTTATTATTGA
- a CDS encoding YfcZ/YiiS family protein, producing MSENKNAETTDVCEACGSFVELGSVINADDTVFVLPFKGSSLDGVNKMAKKYIDAAKKRFESVIISTEETQKEEIFHIEVTFTFECTAEKLIFEMGLSAI from the coding sequence ATGAGCGAAAATAAAAATGCAGAAACAACTGATGTATGTGAAGCGTGTGGGAGCTTTGTAGAGTTGGGTAGTGTTATCAATGCGGACGATACTGTTTTTGTTTTACCGTTTAAAGGTAGCTCACTTGACGGCGTTAACAAAATGGCTAAAAAATACATAGATGCAGCCAAAAAACGTTTTGAAAGCGTTATTATCAGTACAGAAGAAACTCAAAAAGAGGAAATCTTTCATATTGAAGTGACTTTTACATTTGAATGTACTGCTGAAAAATTGATCTTCGAAATGGGTCTCAGTGCTATTTAA
- the flgN gene encoding flagellar protein FlgN, translated as MPIEKLNRQLILINELHLILEQETTCLKEKSFSHLSEILKQKQQKLTLIAELDSVLSRPADLQQIENSTTAQEIKKEILSCLAKCQHINSINGKLVELGMRSNKHLTQLIKQATGKNSITYDQKGMLNSGQLLGKNIQA; from the coding sequence ATGCCTATTGAAAAGCTAAATCGACAATTAATATTAATTAATGAATTGCACCTGATATTGGAGCAAGAAACGACGTGTCTAAAAGAAAAGAGCTTTTCTCATCTCAGTGAAATTTTGAAACAGAAACAACAAAAATTAACTTTAATCGCAGAGCTAGATAGCGTTTTATCGCGTCCGGCCGATTTACAACAAATAGAAAATTCAACAACGGCTCAGGAAATAAAGAAAGAAATTCTTTCTTGCCTTGCTAAATGCCAACATATTAATAGTATTAATGGAAAATTAGTAGAGTTAGGTATGCGCAGTAATAAACATCTGACTCAACTTATCAAGCAAGCAACAGGAAAGAACAGCATCACCTATGATCAAAAAGGGATGCTAAATAGTGGTCAACTTTTAGGTAAAAACATTCAGGCATGA
- a CDS encoding CheR family methyltransferase has product MRALSEDIYKKFSDFLEVQCGIVLGGNKQYLVKSRLIPLMDIFAIDTLTNLINEAMSYKNRSLRTAVIDAMTTNETLWFRDRYPFELLSSKMFPEILKNKKSIKMWSAASSSGQEAYSIAMTAAEYQKQKAVLGMNVQIIGTDISNTMLEQCKAGIYDTLALSRGLSDDRKRKFFDALPDGSGKMQIKADVKKMTSFRSYNLLDSYAGLGKFDIIFCRNVLIYFSGDVKSKILNQFAGALNPGGYLVLGASESITALTDKFNMVRCNPGIIYQLKDK; this is encoded by the coding sequence GTGAGAGCGCTTTCCGAAGATATTTATAAAAAGTTTTCAGATTTTTTAGAAGTGCAATGTGGCATTGTACTTGGGGGAAATAAACAATATTTGGTGAAAAGTCGATTGATCCCATTAATGGATATATTTGCAATCGATACACTTACTAATTTAATTAACGAAGCGATGAGTTATAAGAATCGATCATTACGGACGGCTGTTATTGATGCTATGACAACTAATGAAACATTATGGTTCCGAGATCGTTACCCTTTTGAATTATTAAGCTCTAAAATGTTTCCTGAAATATTAAAAAATAAGAAAAGTATCAAAATGTGGTCAGCTGCAAGTTCTTCGGGACAAGAGGCTTACTCCATTGCGATGACTGCAGCTGAATATCAAAAACAAAAAGCCGTGTTAGGTATGAATGTGCAAATCATTGGTACTGATATTTCTAATACGATGTTAGAACAGTGTAAAGCGGGTATTTATGACACGTTGGCGTTATCTAGAGGCCTATCTGATGATCGTAAAAGAAAATTCTTTGACGCTTTGCCTGATGGCTCTGGAAAAATGCAAATAAAAGCAGACGTCAAGAAAATGACGAGCTTTAGAAGTTATAATTTATTAGATAGTTATGCGGGTTTGGGAAAGTTTGACATTATTTTTTGTCGTAATGTACTTATTTACTTCTCTGGCGATGTTAAATCTAAAATATTAAATCAATTTGCAGGCGCATTAAATCCTGGAGGCTATCTGGTATTGGGGGCTTCCGAGTCGATTACCGCACTTACTGATAAATTTAATATGGTCCGTTGTAACCCGGGTATTATTTATCAATTAAAAGATAAGTAA
- a CDS encoding DEAD/DEAH box helicase translates to MLIADLPVDNRLITSLAHLGFTETTQIQAEAIPLAVAGKDLLASSKTGSGKTMAFLLPAMQRVLKTRALTKRDPRVLILTPTRELAKQVYSQLRLLVSNTKLKSTLVLGGENFNDQVKQLDRDPHFVVGTPGRIVDHLKKGLLHLHGLELLILDEADRMLDLGFAEQLKAINEEAKHRLRQTLLFSATLGHAEVNDFATQLLKSPVRISIGDENQQHSQITQRFYLADNLKQKEKLLFHFVKNENIKQLIIFTATRKDTERLSTILNDKECNSVALHGNLAQSERNKIMDTFSKGKVKILVTTDIASRGLDLLNVSHVINFDIPKHTEEYIHRIGRTGRAGDTGDAISIIGPKDWLNFKKVEAFVQQSISFSNVAGIKTKFKGLAPKKALVSKNKFAQNAQKKKVAVKAKKQKSVPNKTFYEAKDVGFAPMRRKPKMDEPA, encoded by the coding sequence TTGCTCATTGCTGATTTACCCGTTGATAACCGTTTAATTACATCCCTTGCCCATTTGGGATTTACAGAAACAACACAGATCCAAGCTGAAGCCATTCCGCTGGCAGTTGCTGGAAAAGACTTATTAGCATCCTCAAAAACGGGTTCGGGTAAAACAATGGCTTTTCTATTGCCGGCGATGCAACGCGTATTGAAAACCCGCGCGTTAACTAAGCGTGATCCTCGCGTATTAATATTAACGCCGACACGAGAACTGGCTAAACAAGTATACTCGCAGCTACGTTTATTAGTGTCGAATACGAAGCTTAAGTCAACGTTAGTATTAGGCGGTGAAAACTTTAATGATCAAGTTAAGCAACTAGATAGAGACCCGCATTTTGTTGTGGGCACGCCGGGGCGTATTGTCGATCACCTTAAGAAAGGTTTATTACATCTTCATGGTTTAGAGTTATTAATTTTAGATGAAGCGGATCGTATGTTAGATCTTGGTTTTGCGGAGCAACTCAAAGCCATTAACGAGGAAGCTAAGCATCGCTTACGTCAAACATTATTATTTTCTGCGACATTAGGGCACGCTGAAGTAAATGATTTTGCAACTCAATTATTAAAATCACCGGTACGTATATCGATCGGGGATGAAAATCAGCAACACAGTCAAATCACACAACGTTTTTACCTTGCAGATAATTTAAAGCAAAAAGAAAAATTATTATTTCATTTTGTAAAAAATGAAAATATTAAACAACTGATCATTTTCACTGCAACACGTAAAGATACAGAGCGTTTAAGTACTATCTTAAATGACAAAGAATGCAACTCAGTGGCGTTGCATGGCAATCTTGCGCAAAGTGAACGTAATAAAATCATGGATACCTTTTCTAAAGGTAAAGTGAAAATATTAGTGACCACGGATATTGCATCAAGAGGATTGGATTTATTAAATGTAAGCCATGTTATTAACTTTGATATTCCGAAACATACGGAAGAATACATACATCGTATAGGGCGCACCGGGCGAGCTGGCGATACAGGTGATGCAATCTCAATTATTGGTCCAAAAGACTGGCTGAATTTTAAAAAAGTAGAAGCATTTGTACAACAAAGCATTTCATTTTCAAATGTTGCTGGCATAAAGACTAAATTTAAAGGACTGGCTCCTAAGAAGGCGTTAGTTTCTAAAAATAAATTTGCGCAAAATGCACAGAAAAAGAAAGTGGCAGTAAAAGCTAAAAAACAAAAATCAGTGCCTAATAAAACGTTTTACGAAGCCAAAGATGTTGGTTTTGCGCCGATGCGCCGTAAACCAAAAATGGATGAGCCTGCGTAA
- a CDS encoding chemotaxis protein CheV, with protein MAGVLDSVNQRTQLVGQNRLELLLFKLGGKQRYGINVFKVKEVLQCPPLTSLPKLHPTIRGIAHIRGQTISVIDMNLATGGRAIENVEERFIIITEYNRSIQGFLVGAVERIININWENILPPPNGIGRFNYMTAVTEIDGDLVEILDVEKILDEISPVNTDVTADVIDPTIKEKIKDKKILVADDSSVARRQIQRAITALGLECDMVKDGKEALDLLKKISKTGSVTDRYALMISDVEMPEMDGYTLTSEVKADPALAGLHIILHTSLSGVFNEAMVKKVGADDFIAKFNPDELATAVQKVINLDDQNN; from the coding sequence ATGGCAGGCGTGTTAGACTCAGTAAACCAGCGAACTCAATTAGTCGGGCAAAATCGCTTAGAATTACTACTCTTTAAATTAGGCGGTAAACAGCGCTACGGTATTAATGTTTTTAAAGTCAAAGAAGTATTGCAGTGTCCCCCTTTAACTAGCTTACCTAAATTACACCCAACCATTCGTGGTATTGCGCATATTCGTGGGCAAACTATCTCTGTTATCGATATGAACCTTGCAACAGGCGGGCGTGCGATAGAAAATGTTGAAGAGCGTTTTATTATTATTACAGAATATAACCGTTCAATTCAAGGTTTTCTCGTTGGCGCTGTCGAGCGTATTATCAATATTAACTGGGAAAATATATTACCACCACCTAATGGTATTGGACGCTTTAACTATATGACGGCAGTGACGGAAATCGATGGTGATTTAGTCGAAATCTTAGATGTTGAAAAAATATTAGATGAAATATCACCTGTTAATACCGATGTTACTGCAGATGTGATTGATCCTACTATTAAAGAAAAAATTAAAGATAAAAAAATACTGGTTGCGGATGACTCGTCGGTAGCAAGACGACAAATACAAAGAGCTATCACCGCATTAGGTTTAGAATGCGATATGGTAAAAGATGGTAAAGAAGCATTAGATTTACTTAAAAAGATATCGAAAACAGGATCTGTGACAGATCGTTATGCGTTAATGATTTCAGATGTTGAAATGCCTGAAATGGACGGTTATACCCTAACCTCGGAGGTTAAGGCTGATCCTGCATTGGCTGGCCTACATATTATTTTACATACGTCATTAAGTGGTGTATTTAATGAGGCCATGGTTAAAAAAGTGGGGGCTGACGACTTTATTGCAAAGTTTAACCCTGATGAGTTGGCCACAGCAGTACAAAAAGTCATTAATTTAGATGATCAAAACAATTAA